The following proteins are encoded in a genomic region of Brachypodium distachyon strain Bd21 chromosome 1, Brachypodium_distachyon_v3.0, whole genome shotgun sequence:
- the LOC104582080 gene encoding uncharacterized protein LOC104582080, whose translation MMNKVFVDGERGLNLIYADTLRGMNRSMTKLPATDTTFHGIIPGKAAMPLGRISLDVVFGSPDNFRCERLDFEVVNWPSQYHVVLSRVALARFMAVSHYAYLKLKMLGPDGVITVSGNFTHSDNCDKEFHKIYESFGMHEVFEQLKASTGLEQSPVAKNPAHQPEFNKKADTKEVQVHPTDPSKTVIISTSLPPA comes from the coding sequence ATGATGAACAAAGTATTTGTCGACGGCGAAAGAGGTCTCAACCTTATTTACGCTGACACCCTCCGAGGGATGAATCGTTCCATGACAAAGCTTCCTGCAACGGACACAACCTTCCACGGCATCATCCCGGGCAAAGCAGCCATGCCGCTGGGAAGAATCAGCCTTGACGTGGTATTCGGCTCACCCGACAATTTTCGGTGTGAAAGGCTCGACTTCGAAGTGGTCAACTGGCCTTCACAATACCACGTAGTGCTGAGTCGAGTCGCGCTGGCTCGCTTCATGGCGGTGTCGCATTATGCTTACCTCAAGCTCAAAATGCTAGGGCCCGACGGCGTGATCACCGTTTCAGGGAACTTCACACACTCAGATAATTGCGACAAGGAGTTTCATAAAATCTACGAGTCcttcggcatgcatgaagTGTTCGAGCAGCTAAAAGCTTCAACCGGTCTAGAGCAATCACCCGTCGCAAAAAACCCGGCTCATCAGCCCGAGTTCAACAAGAAAGCAGACACCAAGGAGGTTCAGGTCCATCCGACTGACCCCAGCAAGACCGTTATCATCTCAACAAGCCTTCCTCCTGCATAG